In one window of Pseudomonas chlororaphis subsp. chlororaphis DNA:
- a CDS encoding penicillin acylase family protein: MASPAFSHFLPRFGVAAAVAGVLSLAGCQSWNTQDSLPPTSGVQPLKGLAQNVSVRRNAMGMPLIESNTFHDALFALGYVHASDRINQMVTLRLLAQGRLAEMSGADALDVDRYMRAVNLKNSAGELYKASSPRIKRFFEVYARGVNAYLFRYRDKLPPDLAATGYKPEYWKPEDSALIFCLLNFSQSANLPEEINALVLAQKVGADKLAWLTPSYPDEALPLAESDKLKGLNLNVPGLSEISSAAGKLGELNPLSVAGASNWAIAPQRSRSGRSLLAADSHSPAWNLVQIRAPKYQAAGASIAGLPMIVQGFNGQVAWSMTSVAGDNQDLFLEKLKRQGNALYYEANGKWLPAVVRNETYFVKGQRPIREAVYETRHGALLNSSSNLNAGYGLALQQPNLADDKSLDAFFDLTRAQNVERASDASREIRAIGLNMLFADASHIGWQVTGRFPNRREGEGLLPSPGWEGRYDWDGYADPMLHPYDQDPAQGWLGTANQRIIPHGYGMQLSNSWYYPERGERLAELAGSGKHDGRSMIAMQYDQTTPFAAKLKKMFEAPGMAQPLKKAIDALPEADRSKAREAYSHLMAFDGKLSPVSADAAIYELFLQESARQIFLDKLGPESSPAWKALVANGALSYSAQADHLLGQEDSPFWDDSRTPQKEDKPAILARSLAAAISAGESQLGGDRRAWQWGKLHSYNWKNASGQVIRGPLQAGGDHSTLNSSPYRWGQDFNVTQAPALRLIVDFGQSEPLSVINSSGQSGNPASPNYLNGIDAWLKGQYLSLPLQPQNFDRLYGKTRLTLAPGK; this comes from the coding sequence ATGGCCTCGCCAGCCTTCTCACATTTTCTTCCCCGGTTCGGCGTTGCCGCGGCAGTGGCCGGCGTTCTCAGCCTGGCCGGTTGCCAGTCATGGAACACCCAGGACAGCCTGCCGCCGACCTCCGGCGTGCAACCGCTCAAGGGCCTGGCCCAGAACGTTTCGGTGCGGCGCAATGCCATGGGCATGCCGCTGATCGAAAGCAACACCTTCCACGATGCGTTGTTCGCCCTGGGTTACGTGCACGCCAGCGACCGGATCAACCAGATGGTGACCCTGCGCCTGCTGGCCCAGGGCCGGCTGGCCGAGATGTCCGGCGCCGATGCGCTGGATGTCGACCGCTACATGCGCGCGGTCAACCTGAAGAACAGTGCCGGCGAGCTGTACAAGGCCTCGTCCCCACGGATCAAGCGCTTCTTCGAGGTTTACGCCCGCGGGGTCAACGCCTACCTGTTCCGCTACCGCGACAAGCTGCCGCCGGACCTGGCCGCCACCGGCTACAAGCCCGAATACTGGAAGCCGGAAGATTCGGCGCTGATTTTCTGCCTGTTGAACTTCAGCCAGTCGGCCAACCTGCCGGAAGAAATCAACGCCCTGGTGCTGGCGCAGAAAGTCGGCGCCGACAAGCTCGCCTGGCTGACCCCGAGCTACCCGGACGAAGCACTGCCGCTGGCCGAGAGCGACAAACTCAAGGGTCTCAACCTGAATGTCCCGGGCCTGAGCGAAATCAGCAGCGCCGCCGGCAAGCTCGGCGAACTCAACCCGCTGAGCGTGGCCGGCGCCAGCAACTGGGCCATCGCGCCACAGCGCAGCCGCAGCGGCAGAAGCCTGCTGGCCGCCGACAGCCACTCGCCGGCATGGAACCTGGTGCAGATCCGCGCGCCCAAGTACCAGGCCGCGGGCGCTTCGATCGCCGGCCTGCCGATGATCGTCCAGGGCTTCAACGGCCAGGTGGCCTGGAGCATGACCTCGGTCGCCGGCGACAACCAGGACCTGTTCCTGGAAAAACTCAAGCGCCAGGGCAATGCGCTGTATTACGAAGCCAACGGCAAATGGCTGCCGGCCGTGGTGCGCAACGAAACCTACTTCGTCAAAGGCCAGCGGCCGATTCGCGAGGCGGTCTATGAAACCCGTCATGGCGCCCTGCTCAACAGCTCGAGCAACCTCAACGCCGGCTACGGCCTGGCCCTGCAACAGCCGAACCTTGCGGACGACAAGAGCCTGGATGCGTTCTTCGACCTGACGCGGGCGCAAAACGTGGAGCGGGCTTCCGACGCCAGCCGCGAGATCCGCGCCATCGGCCTGAACATGCTGTTCGCCGATGCCAGCCATATCGGCTGGCAGGTCACCGGCCGCTTCCCCAACCGCCGTGAAGGCGAAGGCCTGCTGCCATCGCCGGGCTGGGAAGGCCGTTACGACTGGGACGGTTATGCCGACCCGATGCTACATCCCTATGACCAGGACCCGGCACAAGGCTGGCTGGGCACCGCCAACCAGCGGATCATCCCCCACGGTTATGGCATGCAGCTGTCCAACTCCTGGTACTACCCCGAGCGTGGCGAACGCCTGGCCGAGCTGGCCGGCAGCGGCAAGCACGACGGGCGCAGCATGATCGCCATGCAGTACGACCAAACCACTCCCTTCGCCGCCAAGCTGAAGAAGATGTTCGAAGCCCCCGGCATGGCGCAGCCCCTGAAGAAAGCCATCGACGCCCTGCCCGAAGCAGACCGCAGCAAGGCCCGCGAGGCCTACAGCCACCTGATGGCGTTCGACGGCAAACTCAGCCCGGTGTCGGCCGATGCGGCGATCTATGAGCTGTTCCTGCAGGAAAGCGCCCGGCAGATCTTCCTCGACAAACTGGGCCCGGAGTCCAGCCCGGCCTGGAAAGCCCTGGTGGCCAACGGCGCGCTGTCCTACTCGGCCCAGGCCGACCACCTGCTGGGCCAGGAAGACAGCCCGTTCTGGGATGACAGCCGCACCCCGCAGAAAGAAGACAAGCCGGCGATCCTCGCCCGCAGCCTGGCCGCCGCCATCAGCGCCGGTGAAAGTCAGCTGGGTGGCGACCGCCGGGCCTGGCAGTGGGGCAAGCTGCACAGCTACAACTGGAAGAACGCCAGTGGCCAGGTGATTCGTGGGCCATTGCAGGCCGGTGGCGATCACAGCACCCTGAACAGTTCGCCGTACCGCTGGGGCCAGGACTTCAATGTGACCCAGGCTCCGGCGCTACGGCTGATCGTCGATTTCGGCCAGAGCGAACCGCTGAGCGTCATCAACAGCAGCGGCCAGTCCGGCAACCCGGCCAGCCCGAACTACCTGAACGGCATCGACGCCTGGCTCAAGGGTCAGTACCTGAGCTTGCCGCTGCAACCGCAGAACTTCGACCGCCTCTACGGCAAGACCCGCCTGACCCTGGCGCCAGGCAAGTAA
- a CDS encoding glutathione binding-like protein produces MIDLYYWTTPNGHKISLFLEETGLPYSVHPVNIGQGEQFKPEFLKIAPNNRIPAIVDHQPADGGAPLSLFESGAILLYLAEKTGQFLPKDLRGRQEALQWLFWQMGGLGPMAGQNHHFSQFAPQKIPYAIKRYVDETARLYGVLDRRLADRDFVAGSEYSIADMAIYPWVVSHKWQSQNLEDFPNLHRWFNRILDRPATARAYAIAARINPPKS; encoded by the coding sequence ATGATCGATCTGTATTACTGGACCACCCCCAACGGCCACAAGATTTCCCTGTTCCTCGAGGAAACCGGCCTGCCCTACAGCGTGCACCCGGTCAACATTGGCCAGGGCGAACAGTTCAAGCCCGAGTTCCTGAAGATCGCGCCGAACAACCGGATCCCCGCCATCGTCGACCATCAGCCGGCCGACGGCGGCGCGCCGCTGTCGCTGTTCGAGTCCGGGGCGATTCTGCTGTACCTCGCGGAAAAGACCGGGCAGTTCCTGCCCAAGGACCTGCGTGGCCGCCAGGAAGCCCTGCAGTGGCTGTTCTGGCAGATGGGCGGCCTGGGGCCGATGGCCGGGCAGAACCACCATTTCAGCCAGTTCGCCCCGCAGAAAATCCCCTACGCGATCAAACGCTACGTCGATGAAACCGCGCGCTTGTACGGGGTGCTGGACCGACGCCTGGCCGACCGGGATTTCGTCGCTGGCAGCGAATACAGCATTGCCGACATGGCGATCTATCCATGGGTCGTTTCCCACAAGTGGCAAAGCCAGAACCTTGAAGACTTCCCCAACCTGCACCGCTGGTTCAACCGCATCCTCGATCGCCCGGCGACCGCGCGCGCCTACGCCATCGCCGCCCGGATCAACCCACCCAAATCCTGA
- a CDS encoding cysteine hydrolase family protein — protein sequence MELQTNAALILIDQQQGILHPRLGRRNNPEAEERIAELLAYWRQTARPLIHVQHLSRSEQSVFWPGQSGVEFQQRFMPLGAEAVIQKQVPDAFCATTLEADLRKAGIGQLVIVGVATHNSVESTARTAGNLGFDTWVVEDACYTFDKADFFGQAHSAEEVHAMSLGNLHGEYATVTTTQQILHSPL from the coding sequence ATGGAGCTTCAGACCAATGCGGCGCTGATCCTGATCGATCAGCAACAGGGCATCCTGCATCCCCGGCTCGGGCGGCGTAACAACCCCGAGGCCGAGGAACGCATCGCCGAGTTGCTGGCTTACTGGCGCCAGACGGCGCGGCCGTTGATCCATGTGCAGCACCTGTCCCGCAGCGAGCAGTCGGTGTTCTGGCCGGGGCAGTCGGGAGTGGAGTTTCAGCAGCGGTTCATGCCGCTGGGCGCTGAAGCGGTGATCCAGAAGCAAGTACCGGATGCCTTCTGCGCCACGACCCTGGAGGCCGATTTACGCAAGGCCGGGATCGGCCAGCTGGTGATCGTCGGCGTGGCGACCCACAACTCGGTGGAGTCGACGGCGCGGACCGCCGGCAACCTGGGGTTCGATACCTGGGTGGTGGAAGACGCCTGCTACACCTTCGACAAGGCCGACTTTTTCGGCCAGGCCCACAGCGCCGAGGAGGTGCATGCCATGTCGCTGGGCAATCTGCATGGTGAGTACGCGACGGTGACCACGACCCAGCAGATCCTTCACTCGCCCTTGTAG
- a CDS encoding SEC-C metal-binding domain-containing protein, producing the protein MTQQPHVHGPDCNHDHDHHDHDHGHVHGPHCNHAHQEPVRNALKDVGRNDPCPCGSSKKFKKCHGA; encoded by the coding sequence ATGACCCAGCAACCCCATGTCCATGGCCCTGACTGCAACCACGATCATGACCACCACGATCACGACCACGGCCATGTTCACGGTCCGCATTGCAACCACGCTCACCAGGAGCCGGTGCGCAACGCCTTGAAAGATGTCGGCCGCAACGACCCTTGCCCATGTGGCAGCAGCAAGAAATTCAAGAAGTGCCACGGCGCCTGA
- a CDS encoding LEA/WHy family protein, whose protein sequence is MVVQLRALRTLGLLTVLALSGCASWFVDDTLDPQVHLVKVEVIKANLLEQRLLLHFRVDNPNDADLTVRALEYRVHLGDVLLAEGEHEHWFTIGPKHSAYFQVPVRTNLWPQIRQVVKWLKEPQQPIPYRLDGLLETGLFIGHDVHLARKGEIIPADFIPEQPR, encoded by the coding sequence ATGGTCGTTCAGCTGCGCGCACTACGGACCCTCGGACTGCTCACGGTGCTGGCGCTTTCGGGCTGTGCCTCGTGGTTCGTCGACGACACCCTCGACCCGCAGGTGCACCTGGTCAAGGTCGAGGTGATCAAGGCTAATTTGCTGGAGCAGCGCCTGCTCTTACACTTTCGGGTCGACAACCCCAACGATGCCGACCTGACCGTCCGCGCCCTGGAATACCGGGTTCATCTCGGCGACGTGTTGCTGGCGGAGGGTGAGCATGAACACTGGTTCACCATCGGCCCCAAGCACAGCGCCTACTTCCAGGTCCCCGTGCGCACCAACCTGTGGCCGCAGATTCGCCAGGTGGTGAAATGGCTGAAGGAACCGCAGCAACCAATCCCCTATCGTCTGGACGGTTTGCTGGAAACCGGATTATTCATCGGCCATGACGTGCACCTGGCGCGCAAAGGCGAGATAATTCCCGCCGATTTTATTCCGGAGCAACCTCGATGA
- a CDS encoding YchJ family protein, giving the protein MSTSICPCGSGNLLDACCGHYHAGHPAPCAEALMRSRYSAYVLGLVDYLVATTLPAQQSGLDRQSIGDWSAQSTWLGLEVESSEVFGGQPEHAFVTFTARWHDSHGEHSHRERSSFVQNNGHWYFIDPTVQLKAGRNDACPCASGQKFKKCCASYFTS; this is encoded by the coding sequence ATGAGTACTTCTATTTGTCCCTGCGGCAGCGGCAACCTGCTGGACGCCTGCTGCGGCCACTACCACGCCGGCCACCCCGCGCCCTGCGCCGAGGCCCTGATGCGCTCGCGCTACAGCGCCTACGTGCTGGGCCTGGTGGACTACCTGGTGGCCACCACGCTGCCGGCGCAACAGAGCGGCCTGGATCGCCAGTCCATCGGCGACTGGAGCGCGCAAAGCACCTGGCTGGGCCTGGAGGTCGAAAGCTCGGAAGTCTTCGGCGGCCAGCCGGAACACGCCTTTGTCACCTTCACCGCGCGCTGGCACGACAGCCATGGCGAACACAGCCATCGCGAACGCTCATCCTTCGTGCAGAACAACGGGCACTGGTATTTCATCGACCCGACCGTGCAACTCAAGGCCGGCCGCAACGACGCCTGCCCCTGCGCCAGCGGGCAGAAATTCAAGAAGTGCTGCGCCAGCTACTTCACCAGCTGA
- a CDS encoding DUF6231 family protein — MTAGISSRTPQQALAALLDRYAPQQLLLIGASGFPALEAFRQAHPETVIAQTAPGPLPAELAARRFDLALAVDCLEHLPKRDGLNLLGGIRNLNASRIAVLADLNACGWQETDFFSLALQASERFQRDEQVLTLFTYDLLEYKQVPDWLNSRFWANPENFGKYWW; from the coding sequence ATGACCGCAGGTATTTCTTCGCGCACGCCCCAGCAGGCCCTGGCCGCCCTGCTCGATCGCTACGCCCCGCAACAGCTGCTGCTGATCGGTGCCAGCGGGTTTCCGGCCCTGGAGGCGTTTCGCCAGGCACACCCCGAAACCGTCATTGCCCAGACCGCGCCCGGCCCCTTGCCGGCGGAACTGGCGGCGCGCCGTTTCGACCTGGCGCTGGCGGTCGACTGCCTGGAGCACCTGCCCAAGCGCGACGGCCTGAACCTGCTCGGTGGGATCCGCAACCTCAACGCCAGCCGTATCGCGGTACTGGCCGACCTGAACGCCTGCGGCTGGCAGGAGACCGACTTTTTCTCCCTGGCCCTGCAGGCCAGCGAACGTTTCCAGCGCGACGAACAGGTCCTGACCCTGTTCACCTACGATCTGCTTGAATACAAACAAGTGCCCGACTGGCTCAACTCCAGGTTCTGGGCGAATCCGGAAAACTTCGGAAAGTATTGGTGGTAA
- a CDS encoding OmpA family protein, whose product MSIVRTALPLVLLTSVLTGCAGLQKTDWPTCAAVGGVGGAALGAIESSSWAGYGALLGAGVAAGYCWVHGDGDEDGDGVPDSRDKCPGTPKGVQVDANGCPPEPVAVVEEAVVVKEETIVIRDVHFEFDSARLTAADKAKLDTIATRLKQEAPSAQLRVTGHTDSVGSDAYNQRLSEKRARSVTEYLISAGVPRSSFVSVVGAGESQPVADNKTADGRAMNRRTEIKINR is encoded by the coding sequence ATGAGCATAGTTCGGACAGCATTACCCTTGGTTCTGCTAACCAGTGTGTTGACTGGTTGCGCAGGTTTGCAGAAAACCGATTGGCCGACCTGCGCCGCTGTCGGGGGTGTCGGTGGGGCCGCGTTGGGCGCGATTGAAAGCTCGTCCTGGGCAGGCTACGGCGCCTTGCTGGGGGCTGGTGTCGCGGCCGGTTATTGCTGGGTGCACGGTGATGGCGACGAAGACGGCGATGGCGTGCCGGACAGTCGCGACAAGTGCCCAGGCACGCCTAAAGGCGTGCAGGTGGACGCCAACGGTTGCCCGCCAGAGCCTGTAGCAGTGGTCGAGGAAGCGGTGGTGGTCAAGGAAGAGACCATTGTTATCCGTGATGTGCACTTCGAATTCGATTCGGCCAGGCTGACCGCTGCCGACAAGGCCAAGCTCGACACCATCGCCACGCGCCTGAAGCAGGAAGCGCCAAGTGCGCAACTGCGGGTGACCGGGCACACCGACAGCGTGGGCAGCGATGCCTACAACCAGCGCCTCTCGGAAAAACGCGCGCGCTCGGTGACCGAGTACCTGATCAGCGCGGGTGTACCCCGCAGCAGTTTCGTTTCGGTCGTCGGTGCTGGCGAAAGCCAACCGGTCGCGGATAACAAGACTGCCGATGGCCGGGCGATGAACCGTCGCACGGAAATCAAAATCAACCGCTGA
- a CDS encoding OmpA family protein encodes MSLLSRAALPVLLLGSLLTGCATHSDGTAPLNQRTWPVCSLLGGLVGGGLGAIESGGWAAGGAALGLVTGGLICYAQDGDKDDDGVFDRRDRCPDTPANTPVDNRGCPLPQYPAAPAAEPAAQSEVITLSDQGDVLFAFDSAQLTPEAQNQLQGLLAKLQGADVQSIKVIGHTDSQGTDEYNQKLSERRASSVVAFLLSQGLTPDKLTSQGKGESEPVADNATEEGRAQNRRVELHIQR; translated from the coding sequence ATGAGTCTTCTCTCGCGAGCCGCCTTGCCGGTTCTACTGCTCGGCAGCCTGCTCACAGGTTGTGCTACCCACAGCGACGGCACTGCCCCCCTCAACCAGCGTACGTGGCCAGTCTGCAGCCTGCTCGGCGGCCTGGTGGGCGGCGGCCTGGGCGCCATTGAAAGCGGTGGCTGGGCTGCGGGTGGCGCGGCACTCGGCCTGGTGACCGGCGGCTTGATCTGCTACGCCCAGGATGGTGACAAGGACGATGACGGCGTGTTCGACCGCCGTGACCGTTGCCCGGATACCCCGGCCAATACCCCGGTCGACAACCGCGGCTGCCCGCTGCCGCAATACCCGGCCGCACCGGCAGCCGAGCCGGCGGCGCAGTCCGAGGTGATCACCCTCAGCGATCAGGGCGATGTGCTGTTTGCCTTCGACTCGGCGCAGTTGACCCCCGAAGCCCAAAACCAGTTGCAAGGGCTGCTGGCCAAGCTGCAGGGCGCCGACGTGCAGAGCATCAAGGTCATCGGTCACACCGACAGCCAGGGGACGGATGAATACAACCAGAAACTCTCCGAACGCCGCGCCAGCAGCGTCGTCGCCTTCCTCCTGAGCCAGGGCCTGACGCCGGACAAACTGACCAGCCAGGGCAAGGGCGAGAGCGAGCCGGTCGCCGATAATGCCACCGAAGAAGGGCGGGCGCAGAACCGCCGGGTGGAGCTGCATATTCAGCGTTGA
- a CDS encoding DUF1145 domain-containing protein, whose amino-acid sequence MKVFWGLGKLLTLLFWLLVLFNLVSPLINPIHLLLNLAGSLLLLTHLMELLLFNGSLKGRAHPWRDRLQILLTGIFHLQTFKAAKPAEAGHA is encoded by the coding sequence ATGAAGGTGTTTTGGGGGCTGGGCAAGCTGTTGACGCTGCTGTTCTGGTTGCTGGTGCTATTTAATCTGGTCAGCCCGCTGATCAATCCGATTCATCTGTTGCTCAATCTGGCAGGCAGCCTGTTGCTGCTGACCCATCTGATGGAGTTGCTGCTGTTCAACGGCAGCCTCAAAGGCCGCGCCCACCCTTGGCGCGATCGCCTGCAGATTCTCCTGACCGGCATTTTCCATCTGCAGACCTTCAAGGCGGCGAAGCCCGCGGAGGCCGGTCATGCGTAA
- a CDS encoding CopD family protein has protein sequence MTAFALAYTLHVLAAMVWVGGMFFAWMVLRPAAVAALEGPARLKLWSEVFPRFFVWVWVAVVLLPISGVGLIHLRFSGFETAPRYVQVMMGLYVVMTALFIRIQSLQLPTLRQAVAAEDWPTGATTLGNIRKLVGINLIIGLLLVAVAAARPMF, from the coding sequence ATGACAGCCTTTGCCCTTGCCTACACCCTGCATGTCCTGGCCGCCATGGTCTGGGTCGGCGGCATGTTTTTCGCCTGGATGGTGCTGCGCCCCGCGGCGGTGGCGGCCCTTGAGGGGCCGGCGCGGTTGAAGCTGTGGAGCGAGGTGTTCCCACGGTTTTTCGTCTGGGTCTGGGTCGCGGTGGTGCTGTTGCCGATCAGCGGCGTCGGCCTGATCCACCTGCGTTTCAGCGGCTTCGAGACCGCGCCGCGTTATGTGCAGGTGATGATGGGCCTGTATGTGGTGATGACCGCGCTGTTTATCCGGATCCAGTCGCTGCAGTTACCAACGCTGCGTCAGGCGGTGGCGGCCGAGGACTGGCCGACGGGGGCCACGACCTTGGGCAATATTCGGAAATTGGTGGGGATCAATCTGATCATTGGCCTGTTGCTGGTGGCGGTGGCGGCGGCCCGGCCGATGTTCTAA